AGGGGCTTGCAGAGCGCCGACTGGTCGAGCGCGGCCAGCTTCTGGACGCTCTGGACGAGGACGTAGCCCTGCTGCTGCTTACCCATGCACATTACAAGACCGGCGAGCTATTCGATATGGAGGCTCTCACCCGCGCGGCGCATGAGAAGGGCGCGCTTGTGCTGTGGGACCTGTCGCATTCGGGCGGCGCGCTGCCCGTGCATCTTGCTGATTGCAAAGCGGATTTCGCCGTCGGCTGCGGATATAAGTATCTCAACGGCGGGCCTGGAGCGCCTGCATACGCCTTCGTCGCAACTAAACACCATGTAGCCCATGGCGTAGACGACATTGCACTTCGCCAGCCACTCTCGGGCTGGATGGGGCATGCAAGGCCATTTGCGTTCAGCGACGACTACACTCCTGCCGCCGGAGTCGACAGCCTGCTGTGCGGCACCCCCGGAATCCTCGGCCTCGCAGCGCTGGAAGTCGGTGTGGACCTCATCGCCGAGATCGGCATCAAGGCGCTTTACGCAAAGTCGCAAAAGCTGTCGGAGTTCTTCCGCCAGTGCCTCGCCGAAAGTGGGGTGGAGCTGGAACTCGTCAGCCCGTTCGACCCGTCACAGCGGGGCAGCCAGCTCTCCTTCCGGCACGAAGAGGCCTACGCCATCTGCCAGGCCCTTATCGCGCGCGGTGTGATCGGCGACTTCCGCGATCCCGACATCCTCCGCTTCGGCTTCGCACCGGCTTATCTGCGCTTCGAGGACATGGCCGAAGCGGCACGACACCTTTCGGAAGTGCTGGGCAGCGGCGAATGGCAGCGCGCCGAATTTCAAGAGCGCGCGGCAGTTACCTGAGGTCTGCTTTTGGGTGGTTAGCGGACTGGCAGCTTTTCGACAGAAGGGGCCAATAGCGGACCGCCAGCTTCCGACCCCATTCCCGACATCGGTCGAGTTTCGTTTACGGTTCGGGGTGGCAGCCTTGTCTTTGCGCGGCGCAAGATGCAGCCCGCCGAGCATGACCTGTTCGATAAAGCCCATCGCCGTTTTCCTGCTCCCCGTACTTGCGGCGTGTACGTCGACCTCCACCCCTTCCGAGATGGCTCAGCCATGGCGCTCCGCCGGACCGATCCAGCCCATCGAGACCGCTCAAAGTGAA
This DNA window, taken from Qipengyuania seohaensis, encodes the following:
- the kynU gene encoding kynureninase, giving the protein MLERARSLDAADPLAQFRERFDVPEGVVYLDGNSLGCLPRATPARLEQVVREEWGRDLIRSWNSADWIHLPQRVGGKIAPLIGAQPHEVIACDSVSVNLYKLISAALALQNVNGRPGRKVVLSEPGNFPTDVYMIEGLEKQGLAERRLVERGQLLDALDEDVALLLLTHAHYKTGELFDMEALTRAAHEKGALVLWDLSHSGGALPVHLADCKADFAVGCGYKYLNGGPGAPAYAFVATKHHVAHGVDDIALRQPLSGWMGHARPFAFSDDYTPAAGVDSLLCGTPGILGLAALEVGVDLIAEIGIKALYAKSQKLSEFFRQCLAESGVELELVSPFDPSQRGSQLSFRHEEAYAICQALIARGVIGDFRDPDILRFGFAPAYLRFEDMAEAARHLSEVLGSGEWQRAEFQERAAVT